CCGCCTGGGCCAGGATATTCCGGTGGGTGATCATGGCGCCTTTCGGGAACCCGGTGGTGCCCGATGTATAAATCAGGAACGCCACCTGGTCGGGGACGGTCGCCGAAACCATCTCGTCGAACAGGGTGGGATGTCCTTTTGCATAATCGACGCCCAACGCTTCGACGTCTTCGAACGAAAGGATCCGCGCGTCCCCGTACCGGCGCAGCCCCTTCATGTCCCTGACCACGATTTTCCGCAGCAGCGGAAGACCGTCGATCACTTCGAGGATCTTGTCGGCCTGCTCCTGGTCCTGGGCCACGACGAAGGAGGACTCGGAGTGGCCGACGACGTACTTGACCTCCGGCGCCGGGCTGGTGGAATAGACGCCGACACCCACCGCGGAGGCCGACATCACGGCCAGCTCCGCGTACAGCCACTCCCGGCAGTTCTCGGAGAGGATCGAAACCTTGTCCCCCCGGGAAAGGCCAAGCGCGGTTAACCCCAGGCAGAAGCGGCGGACGTGCCCGAGATAGCCTTCCCAGGTCACTCGCTGCCAGATCCCGAACTCCTTCTCCCGCAGGGCCACCGCGGAATGCTTTTCCCCGGCGCGCAGTTGCAATAGCTTTGGAAGGGTGTCCGCCGTCATGACAGCCAGCGCTTCCTTCGCTTGTAATGCTTAACGTCCCGGTAGCTCTTCCGGGCATCGCCCCGCCCCCCAAGGTAGAACTCCTGCACGTCCCTGTCCTCCCGTAGACGCGCTACCGGCCCGTCGAGGACGATCTTCCCGTTCTCCATGATGTACCCGTACGAGGAAACCGATAGTGCCATGTTCGCGTTCTGCTCGACCAATAGAATCGTCGTCTTTTCCTCCCGGTTGATTCTCCGGATGATCTCGAAGATCTCCTCCACCAGAACCGGGGCGAGCCCGAGCGACGGCTCGTCCAGGAGCATGAGCGCCGGCCGGGCCACCAGCGCCCGGCCGATCGCCAGCATCTGCTGCTCTCCCCCCGAGAGATACCCGGCTCGCTGCCGCCGCCGCGCCTTCAACTGGGGAAAGTACGAGTACACCTTCTCGAAGTCGGACGACAGC
The sequence above is a segment of the Candidatus Deferrimicrobium sp. genome. Coding sequences within it:
- a CDS encoding ABC transporter ATP-binding protein — its product is MSPTPLLQVNNLEVEYNHAVLVLKGLSLTVPEGEIVSLLGSNGAGKSTTLKAVSGLLPMEDGEVTDGEILFHGEPMAGKFPHEIARRGIFQVMEGRRVFEELTVEENLTCASYARKGAGRLSSDFEKVYSYFPQLKARRRQRAGYLSGGEQQMLAIGRALVARPALMLLDEPSLGLAPVLVEEIFEIIRRINREEKTTILLVEQNANMALSVSSYGYIMENGKIVLDGPVARLREDRDVQEFYLGGRGDARKSYRDVKHYKRRKRWLS